The Ignavibacteriales bacterium genome includes a region encoding these proteins:
- a CDS encoding isoprenyl transferase — MALEKATGNDKKLQDQLRGSGDIPRHIAIIMDGNGRWAKKQGFPRIAGHHEGVNSVRDIVEACGQLGVRYLTLYAFSTENWKRPKEEISFLMRLLLKALKDEKDRLHKNEVKLKAIGDIASLPQDVQDELLDGIEKMKENKGLTLILALSYSGRWDITNAVQRMVDDVRSGHLKKDQITQELITSYLSTKDFPDPDLLVRTSGEYRISNFLIWQIAYSELFISQEYWPGFRRKQLYEAVADYQRRERRFGMVSEQLQKDESSSVATPRGMERFLKSASKP, encoded by the coding sequence TTGGCGCTCGAAAAGGCAACAGGAAACGATAAAAAGCTGCAGGATCAGCTCCGCGGGTCCGGGGACATTCCCCGGCACATCGCAATCATAATGGACGGAAATGGTCGTTGGGCCAAGAAACAGGGCTTTCCGCGAATTGCCGGCCATCATGAAGGGGTGAATTCTGTCAGGGATATCGTGGAAGCGTGCGGTCAGCTTGGGGTTAGGTATCTTACCCTTTATGCTTTTTCAACGGAAAACTGGAAAAGGCCGAAAGAAGAGATTTCCTTCCTTATGCGGCTGCTCCTGAAAGCCCTGAAAGACGAAAAAGACCGCCTGCACAAGAACGAGGTGAAACTGAAGGCGATCGGAGACATCGCATCCCTGCCGCAGGATGTTCAGGATGAGCTGCTCGACGGCATCGAGAAAATGAAAGAGAACAAGGGGCTGACACTTATCCTGGCGCTCAGCTACAGCGGAAGGTGGGATATCACGAACGCTGTGCAGCGGATGGTCGATGATGTCCGGTCGGGCCACCTCAAGAAGGATCAGATCACCCAGGAACTTATTACAAGCTACCTTTCGACCAAAGACTTTCCCGACCCGGATCTGCTGGTTCGCACCAGCGGTGAGTACCGGATCAGTAACTTTCTGATATGGCAGATTGCCTATAGTGAGCTCTTTATTTCTCAGGAGTATTGGCCGGGGTTTCGGCGGAAGCAGTTGTATGAAGCAGTGGCTGATTATCAACGCCGTGAACGACGGTTTGGGATGGTGAGTGAGCAGCTTCAAAAAGACGAATCCAGCAGCGTAGCCACGCCGCGTGGGATGGAAAGGTTCCTGAAAAGTGCTTCGAAGCCTTAA
- a CDS encoding OmpH family outer membrane protein yields MKNLLIFIALVAALLLSVSVATAQATKAAFVDSEKILGELPEAQKASAELNALVKGWQDSVAAMQADLAKQVEEYQKQSSVMAQIKKDAEEKRLGELNQRLREFATAKLDTRTGEAAQEREKRLTPIREKVLRSIEAVAKEDGFTFVFDRANVLYADAKVDLTYKVIDRLKRGAAGKTK; encoded by the coding sequence GTGAAGAACCTTCTCATCTTTATCGCACTCGTTGCAGCGCTCCTTCTTTCCGTCAGTGTTGCGACAGCACAGGCAACGAAGGCTGCGTTTGTAGATTCCGAAAAAATTCTTGGAGAATTGCCCGAAGCTCAGAAGGCGTCCGCAGAATTGAATGCCCTGGTCAAAGGGTGGCAGGATTCCGTGGCAGCCATGCAGGCTGATCTCGCAAAACAGGTCGAGGAATATCAGAAACAATCATCCGTGATGGCTCAGATCAAGAAAGATGCGGAAGAGAAGCGCCTCGGTGAGCTGAATCAAAGACTGCGCGAATTCGCCACGGCGAAACTTGATACTCGTACCGGCGAAGCGGCACAGGAACGTGAGAAACGCCTTACGCCGATCCGCGAAAAAGTTCTCCGTTCAATCGAAGCAGTCGCGAAGGAAGACGGATTCACGTTCGTGTTCGACCGCGCCAACGTGTTGTATGCCGATGCAAAAGTCGATCTTACGTACAAGGTCATCGATCGGCTGAAGAGGGGCGCAGCGGGAAAGACGAAGTAA
- the bamA gene encoding outer membrane protein assembly factor BamA: MLRSLKLVLFASMALLWCASLHAQKRPEVLKVLGISVEGQRSSDPAAIIANTGLKVGDEITLPGEQTRTAIERLYGLRLFDDVQILVENRTPEGIYLLIRVKENPRLEKTEIVGNDELNEDEVMKRVNLVKGQIVTAQDLSLIVRMLRLKYSEDGYLNAEIKPALIKDSTGNRVTLRLTIVEGPKVKIDRIRFHGNKRYDDEDLKGAMKETAERAWWKFWASNKFDKKKYVEDKRLILNFYQKNGYRDAEILADSISYDTNKQYMTIDLFLHEGPQYRVRNIIWDGNTVYPAEVLTQRLGFLRGDIYDKEKFEKNLYRSEEETDVSSLYMDNGYLMFQAEPEETPVSGDSLDVTIHMRERNQFRIGRVSITGNTKTYEKVVRRELFTLPGDFFSRQGVIRSARQLSQLNYFNPEKIKPDTRNLDTEKGTVDLEYAVEEKSSDTFNMSVGYSGYFGFNGALGLTFNNFSLKEPLRGGAGQQLSFDWQFGEGSRYRTFSIGFTEPWMFDTPTLLGVNLFDQRQVFYYDLRLTGASVRVGRRFKWPDYLFRGDWTLKFQRNDVISGGSYYLEGITTQVGISQVISRNSTDSPIFPTRGSSFSLLTELSGGFLPGNVNFSKHIFNADWYIPILGGNRIALAVSSTLGFVFGIGDNPRIQPTDVFFMGGTGLGYFNTTPLRGYEDRGVGPASGGLSMLKHSAELRFALSINPIPIYALMFAEAGNVWKEPKVTDPMDLRRSAGVGVRLLINPIGMVGFDYGYGFDAPAPSGAPPGWRFHFQFGKGF, from the coding sequence GTGCTTCGAAGCCTTAAACTAGTTCTATTCGCCTCCATGGCATTGCTATGGTGCGCGTCCTTGCATGCGCAGAAGCGTCCGGAAGTTCTGAAGGTGCTCGGCATTTCTGTCGAAGGCCAGCGTTCATCCGACCCTGCCGCGATCATCGCTAATACGGGTCTGAAAGTAGGAGATGAAATCACCCTTCCGGGTGAGCAAACCCGGACCGCGATCGAACGGCTGTACGGGCTCCGCCTTTTTGACGATGTTCAGATCCTGGTCGAGAATCGCACGCCTGAAGGCATCTATCTTCTTATCCGCGTAAAGGAAAATCCCCGGCTCGAGAAAACCGAAATCGTCGGCAATGATGAGCTCAACGAAGACGAAGTGATGAAGCGCGTGAACCTCGTCAAAGGGCAAATTGTCACGGCGCAGGATCTGTCTCTGATCGTGCGAATGCTGCGGTTGAAATACTCCGAAGATGGCTATCTGAATGCGGAGATCAAGCCTGCACTGATCAAAGATTCGACCGGCAACCGTGTCACACTTCGGCTCACTATCGTCGAAGGTCCAAAAGTCAAGATCGACCGGATCCGCTTTCATGGGAACAAGCGCTACGATGATGAGGACCTCAAAGGAGCCATGAAGGAAACGGCGGAGAGAGCCTGGTGGAAATTCTGGGCAAGCAACAAGTTCGACAAGAAGAAATACGTTGAGGACAAGCGCCTCATCCTGAATTTCTATCAGAAGAACGGCTACCGTGACGCCGAAATCCTGGCAGATTCCATCTCGTACGACACCAACAAGCAATACATGACGATCGACTTGTTCCTACATGAGGGTCCCCAGTACCGTGTCAGGAATATTATTTGGGACGGAAACACCGTCTATCCGGCTGAAGTTCTTACGCAGCGGTTGGGGTTCCTGAGGGGAGACATCTACGACAAGGAGAAGTTCGAGAAGAACCTGTACAGGAGCGAGGAAGAAACAGACGTGTCTTCGCTCTATATGGACAATGGGTATCTGATGTTCCAGGCCGAACCCGAGGAAACCCCGGTGTCGGGAGACAGCCTCGACGTGACGATCCATATGCGGGAACGGAATCAATTCCGGATCGGCAGGGTAAGCATCACGGGCAACACGAAAACGTATGAGAAGGTCGTCCGCCGGGAACTCTTCACGCTTCCCGGAGATTTCTTCAGCCGCCAGGGAGTGATCAGAAGCGCGCGGCAGCTCTCTCAGCTGAACTACTTCAATCCCGAGAAAATCAAGCCCGACACGCGCAACCTCGATACCGAGAAAGGGACTGTCGATCTCGAGTACGCCGTCGAGGAGAAGTCGAGCGACACGTTCAACATGTCGGTCGGCTACAGCGGTTACTTCGGGTTCAATGGCGCTCTTGGACTCACGTTCAACAATTTCTCCCTGAAGGAGCCGCTGCGCGGTGGCGCAGGGCAGCAACTGAGTTTCGATTGGCAGTTTGGTGAGGGGAGCCGGTACAGAACGTTTTCCATAGGGTTTACAGAGCCGTGGATGTTCGATACACCGACTCTGCTCGGTGTCAATCTTTTCGATCAACGGCAGGTTTTCTACTATGATCTGAGGTTGACCGGAGCGTCGGTTCGCGTGGGTCGCCGGTTCAAATGGCCCGACTATCTCTTCCGTGGTGACTGGACGCTGAAGTTCCAGAGAAACGATGTGATCTCCGGCGGCTCGTATTACCTGGAAGGAATCACCACGCAAGTTGGCATTTCGCAGGTAATTTCCCGCAACAGTACGGACAGTCCAATCTTCCCGACGCGGGGCTCAAGTTTCTCTCTGCTCACAGAACTTTCCGGCGGGTTTCTACCCGGCAATGTGAATTTCTCAAAGCACATCTTCAACGCGGACTGGTATATCCCGATCCTGGGGGGGAATCGCATCGCCCTTGCGGTTTCGAGCACACTTGGCTTTGTCTTTGGTATTGGCGACAATCCCCGGATTCAACCCACGGACGTCTTTTTCATGGGGGGGACCGGCCTCGGGTACTTCAACACTACTCCGTTGCGCGGTTACGAAGACCGCGGAGTGGGACCGGCGAGCGGAGGATTGTCGATGCTCAAGCACTCGGCGGAGCTGAGATTCGCGCTGTCGATCAACCCGATCCCAATCTACGCTCTCATGTTTGCAGAAGCTGGAAATGTCTGGAAGGAGCCAAAGGTAACCGACCCGATGGACCTTCGCCGGTCAGCCGGTGTCGGTGTGCGCCTTCTCATCAACCCGATTGGGATGGTTGGTTTTGACTACGGCTATGGTTTTGATGCCCCGGCACCAAGCGGTGCCCCGCCCGGATGGCGTTTCCACTTCCAATTCGGAAAAGGATTCTAA
- a CDS encoding ATP-dependent Clp protease ATP-binding subunit produces the protein MEGNFSNRVQDVIRLSREEALRLGHDYIGTEHLLLGIIREGEGIAVKILRNLGVDLYKLKKAIEDTVRTSGGTLTIGNIPLTKQAEKVLKITYLEAKLYKSDVIGTEHLLLSLLRDDDNIAAQILHQFNVHYDVVRNELDNIISGKPSSPPTPHAAEKKQDKSKTPVLDNFGRDLTKLAIEDKLDPIVGREKEIERVAQVLSRRKKNNPVLIGEPGVGKSAIAEGLALRITQKKVSRVLHDKRVVTLDLAALVAGTKYRGQFEERMKAVMNELEKAKDVILFIDELHTIVGAGGASGSLDASNMFKPALARGELQCIGATTLDEYRQYIEKDGALDRRFQKIMVDPTSVDETIQILMNIKQKYEQHHGVRYSDQAIDAAVRLSDRYITDRYLPDKAIDVMDEAGSRVHLANIVVPKEILQLEEEIEKIKLAKNQVVKNQNFEEAARLRDLEKKLFSDLEIAKREWELKAQDVVYDVSDETCAEVVSMMTSIPVNRVAQSESEKLLKMEDALRGVIVGQDEAITKLTKAIRRTRAGLKDPKRPIGSFIFLGPTGVGKTEMAKALARYLFDSEESLIRIDMSEYMEKFSVSRLVGAPPGYVGYEEGGQLTEKVRRKPYSVVLLDEIEKAHPDVFNILLQVLDDGILTDSLGRRVDFKNTILIMTSNIGTRDIKSTGAMGFGTKTEADKYSAMKGHIEDALKRVFNPEFLNRVDDTIVFHSLERQHILKIIDIASQDLIKRMAGMGIGIELTKQAKEFLSDKGFDPAFGARPLRRAIQKYVEDPLAEEILKGSFANGSTIKVRFNKKSEELRFMDSSKDKGGDELKEQDEEVADAS, from the coding sequence ATGGAAGGTAATTTCTCCAACCGTGTACAGGATGTAATCCGGCTGAGCCGTGAGGAAGCGCTGCGTTTAGGTCACGATTACATCGGGACGGAGCATTTGCTTCTCGGCATCATCAGGGAAGGCGAAGGGATCGCTGTCAAGATACTGCGAAATCTCGGTGTGGATCTCTATAAACTGAAGAAGGCAATCGAAGATACCGTACGGACATCGGGCGGGACGTTGACAATTGGCAACATTCCACTGACAAAGCAGGCCGAAAAGGTCCTGAAGATTACGTATCTGGAAGCGAAACTCTATAAGTCGGATGTCATCGGTACAGAGCACCTCTTGCTTTCTCTGCTGAGGGACGATGATAACATAGCGGCGCAGATCCTTCACCAGTTCAATGTCCATTACGACGTCGTCCGAAACGAGCTCGACAACATCATCTCGGGCAAGCCTTCATCACCCCCTACCCCGCATGCAGCTGAGAAGAAGCAGGATAAGTCAAAGACCCCTGTTCTCGACAATTTTGGCCGCGATCTGACGAAGCTCGCGATTGAGGACAAGCTGGATCCCATAGTAGGGCGGGAAAAGGAAATTGAGCGGGTGGCACAGGTCCTGAGCCGCCGCAAGAAGAACAATCCGGTTCTCATAGGGGAACCAGGTGTGGGAAAGTCGGCGATAGCCGAAGGGCTCGCCCTCCGCATTACACAGAAGAAGGTCTCCAGAGTCCTGCACGACAAGCGAGTCGTGACGCTCGACCTCGCTGCGCTCGTTGCCGGTACCAAGTATCGGGGACAGTTCGAGGAGCGGATGAAGGCAGTGATGAACGAGTTGGAGAAAGCTAAGGACGTTATTCTCTTCATCGATGAACTCCATACGATTGTCGGTGCCGGGGGAGCCAGCGGCTCGCTGGATGCCTCCAACATGTTCAAACCTGCCCTCGCACGCGGCGAACTCCAGTGCATCGGAGCAACGACGCTGGATGAATACCGGCAGTACATCGAAAAAGACGGTGCGCTTGACCGCCGGTTCCAGAAGATCATGGTCGACCCGACAAGTGTCGATGAAACCATACAGATCCTGATGAATATCAAGCAGAAATATGAGCAGCACCACGGGGTCCGCTATTCTGATCAAGCGATCGACGCCGCAGTTCGCCTGAGCGACCGTTATATTACGGACCGCTACCTGCCGGATAAGGCGATCGACGTCATGGATGAAGCCGGATCACGGGTCCACCTTGCCAATATCGTGGTCCCGAAAGAGATCCTGCAGCTCGAGGAAGAGATTGAAAAGATCAAGCTTGCAAAGAACCAGGTGGTGAAGAATCAGAACTTCGAAGAAGCTGCACGCCTTCGTGATCTGGAGAAGAAGTTGTTCAGCGACCTTGAGATCGCGAAGCGGGAGTGGGAACTCAAGGCACAGGATGTTGTGTACGATGTGAGCGATGAAACCTGCGCCGAAGTCGTATCGATGATGACGAGCATCCCGGTCAACCGGGTGGCGCAAAGCGAATCAGAAAAGCTGCTCAAGATGGAAGATGCGCTCCGTGGTGTCATCGTTGGCCAGGACGAAGCGATCACGAAATTGACGAAGGCAATCCGCCGCACGCGCGCCGGCCTCAAAGATCCAAAGCGTCCCATCGGATCGTTCATCTTCCTGGGTCCAACCGGCGTCGGGAAAACCGAGATGGCCAAGGCTCTCGCACGCTACCTCTTTGATTCAGAAGAGTCGCTGATCCGTATCGATATGAGCGAATACATGGAAAAGTTCTCCGTGTCTCGCCTGGTCGGAGCGCCTCCGGGATATGTCGGGTACGAAGAAGGCGGCCAGTTGACGGAAAAAGTCCGCCGGAAACCCTATTCCGTGGTGCTGCTGGATGAGATCGAGAAGGCACATCCGGATGTCTTCAACATTCTGCTTCAGGTTCTCGACGATGGCATTCTCACCGACAGCCTGGGTCGCAGGGTCGATTTCAAGAACACCATTCTCATCATGACTTCAAACATCGGGACGCGGGATATCAAATCGACCGGCGCTATGGGCTTCGGGACAAAAACCGAGGCGGACAAATACAGCGCCATGAAGGGGCACATCGAGGATGCACTGAAGCGGGTGTTCAACCCCGAGTTCCTGAACAGGGTCGATGACACAATCGTATTCCACAGCCTCGAGCGTCAGCATATTCTCAAAATCATCGATATCGCCTCGCAGGATCTCATCAAACGCATGGCAGGCATGGGAATCGGCATTGAGCTGACGAAACAAGCGAAGGAGTTTCTTTCTGATAAGGGATTCGATCCTGCTTTCGGTGCTCGTCCGCTGCGGAGGGCAATTCAGAAGTATGTGGAAGATCCGCTCGCTGAAGAGATCCTGAAAGGATCATTCGCCAACGGCAGTACGATCAAGGTCAGGTTCAACAAGAAGAGTGAAGAGCTGAGGTTCATGGATTCGAGCAAGGACAAAGGGGGCGATGAGCTGAAGGAGCAGGACGAAGAGGTTGCAGACGCCTCCTAA
- a CDS encoding pseudouridine synthase — translation MIKSKTRIHGHGVFLLVYKPYGVLCQFTDESGRRTLSDLGPFPKDMYPVGRLDTDSEGLLLLTNDGLTKHLLLEPRFGHSRTYLVQVERLPSEDALRTLRSGVVIEGRITKPAVVELLADDPGLPEREVPIRDRKNIPTAWLTISLTEGRNRQVRKMTAAVGHPTLRLVRTRIGPLTLSGLQPGEHRLLTATEVSSLLSFARQSPTS, via the coding sequence ATGATCAAGTCAAAAACACGTATACATGGGCACGGCGTTTTCCTTCTCGTCTACAAGCCGTATGGAGTTCTTTGCCAGTTCACCGATGAATCCGGGCGCAGGACTCTCAGCGATCTGGGCCCTTTTCCGAAAGACATGTACCCGGTGGGACGATTGGATACCGACAGCGAAGGTCTCCTCTTGCTCACGAATGACGGCCTCACGAAACACCTTCTCCTCGAACCACGATTCGGACATAGCCGGACATATCTCGTTCAAGTGGAGCGCCTTCCGTCTGAGGACGCATTGAGAACTTTGAGATCGGGAGTTGTCATTGAGGGGCGAATAACGAAACCGGCTGTCGTTGAACTTCTTGCCGATGATCCCGGCCTGCCCGAGCGGGAAGTGCCGATTCGAGACAGAAAGAACATTCCCACTGCATGGCTCACGATCTCGCTCACCGAAGGGCGTAACCGCCAGGTCCGCAAGATGACCGCGGCGGTTGGCCACCCAACTCTCCGGCTTGTCAGAACCAGGATCGGCCCATTGACTCTCTCGGGACTTCAACCGGGCGAACACAGACTCCTTACCGCAACAGAAGTGTCATCATTGCTCTCGTTCGCGCGGCAATCTCCGACTTCGTAG